The nucleotide window GCCAGCAGCCTTTGAATATCTTATTAATGCAGAAAATGTACTTTTAACACCTCATGTAGCAGGCTGGACCGTTGAGAGCAATATTAAACTTGCACAGACCATCGTAGATAAAATTAAAGCGAAATTTTGCTAATTTAGAGGATTACTAAATCCATCAAATTATGCAATACGACGCAACATCACCAGAAGATTATATAAGTCAGGTACCAGAAGAACGGCAAGACACGCTCAAAAAACTTCGTAAGGTTATAAAGGATAATTTACCTAAAGGTTTTGAGGAAGGTATGCAATACAAAATGATTGGCTACTATGTGCCGCACTCGGTTTATCCAGATGGTTACCATTGCGATCCTAAAGTACCTTTACCGTTTATGAGTTTTGCTTCACAAAAAAACTCTGTCAATCTATATCATATGGGCATTTATGCAAAGAAAGAATTGCTAGATTGGTTTGTTGCGGAATATCCTAAGCATTGCAAACGCAAACTCGATATGGGTAAAAGTTGTATCAGATTTAAAAAAATGGAGGATATTCCGTTTGAACTCATTGGTGAGCTAACTCAAAAAATGAGTAGTGAAGAATGGATTGCCATTTACGAATCAGCCTTAAAGAAAAAATAACAGTATAACCTAAAAAGATTCTTGCCTCCGCAGAAAATAAATATGAAAAAACGAGTAACAGGAATAGGTGGTCTGTTTTTTAAATCCACAAACCCAAAAGCATCAAAAGAATGGTACAAAAAACATCTAGGTTTTAATACAGACGATTATGGTTGCAAATTTTGGTGGAAAGATAAGGACGGAAAGGATTGTTCTACACAGTGGAGTCCTTTTGGGAAAGATACCAAATATTATGAGCCTTCTAAAAAAGACTTTATGTTTAACTATAGAGTAGAAAATTTAGAGAAATTATTAGAAACTTTAAGAGAAGAAGGTGTTACAATAATAGGAGACGTGGAAGAATACGACTACGGTAAGTTTGGCTGGGTGCTAGATAATGACGGTAACAAAGTTGAACTCTGGGAGCCGATTGACCAAGCATTTAAGTGATTTTGTAACAATCGCTATAATACACTGACATATAAAGTAGTACTTTGTATTAAAATCTAATAAATGAATATTTTTAAAACACCAAATAGAAAAACGTAAGTACATTTTTACTAACTTTATATTCTAACCAAAACACACAAAACTATGTCAGACGACAACAAAGATTTAGGCGACGAGCTAAACGATATGATTGGCGACGCAAAAGACAACGCTAAGAAGGCTGGTGATAAAATTAGCCAAAAAACGGATGAATTTAAAAAAGAGGCCAAAGAGTTTGCCAATGAAGCTAAAGAGAAAGCTTCTGAATTTTCTAATGAAGCAAGAGAAGTTTTAAGCGATGGTAAAAATGTAGCAATTATAGCGCACATTACAATAATCGGTTGGATTATTGCTATTATAATGAATAGTAGCAATAAAACTGAATTAGGGTCATTTTATATTAGACAAGTTTTAGGGATTATATTATTAGGTATTGTACTTGGTCTTATACCTGTTATTAACTTTTTTGCTTGGATTTTACCATTTGCCATGTGGATTATGAGTTTAATAGGCTCTCTAAGCGGCAAGAAAAAGCCCGTCTTTTTGTTAGGAGAACAATTTCAGGATTGGTTTAAAGGCCTTTAAAAACAAAACCCAGAATTAAAATTCTGGGTTTTTTTATAACAGTTATTTATTTCTAATATCAATCACCGCTAGTTAGCGTATGTTTTTTCTTGCAAGTCCCTGTGTGACATGGAGAACACCCACACATTCTAACTACTTCGCATCCAGCAAACTCACATCCTGAAGATTCACAAACACATGTTTCTCCTTCTACTTGAATACCCATATCCGTACCATATGCTTTTGAACTAATATTTATTTTACCGTCGGTTGTATTGCATTTAACATGTAATAAGGTTTTTCACCTTCTTCTATTTGTGCCTCAATTAGTTTTACTGTACCAAATTGAGTTTTTGGGTCGAGTTCATGGATTTTTATCCAATCTTCTTTTAATTTTTTTTCTGTGATTTTTATAAACTCATTTGTTTTTGAGTCGATGTAACCAACATTATTTTTAAAAGCCTCATCCATAATGTAACCTTTTTCAGATCGTGCTTTGTCATCTAAAATTTTAGTGGTATTGTCGTCAGAGCAGGCCAAAACAGTAATAACAAATAGTAAAATTAATGGCGATAAAAATTTTTTCATGTCTTTTAAGATTTTTAACACTACAAAGTACGTGTGTTATAGTTAAACAATAAACGTTGTCAGTAAAGCGTTTTCATTTTGGTTGTTATTTCTACAAATGAAACTCAAAGCCATTAAAAAAGGGTTGAAAGGGATAAAACAGTACTGATTTTATTCAAAATAAAGGAAACAATAATATCTACAGAATAAAATAGTAATATCTCATTATTTAATTTGAAATTAAAAAAAAAAAAAACGAGAGTACCAATTTTTTTTTAATTATTTTATTGACATTCAGATTTTTATATAAAAAAGAATAAAAAACCTAAATTTATTTCTGGGTTTCTTTTTTTACATCTAAACCATAATCCAAGGGTAGCGTATCTCCCATGCGTTGGCTGCCCATTGCTCCATTAAAATAGACTCCTTTTATAGCGGAATAGTTGCCGTAAGCATCAACCAAAAAACTGTCTACATAGACCTCAATATCGCTTTGTTCCTTTCTGTCATATAAAATTGATACTTTTTGTTTTAGAGAAACTTTTTTAAAATCGGTATTCGGTTTTGCTGTGATTTTAAAATATTTATACTCGGCAACTCTAAAGCCTTTATAATAAATTTCGTAACCTTTTTCTCTCAATTTTTTATGGTATAATGCACGCATAAAATGTTGTACAGAGCCTTTATAAACGTTTTCTCGTATTCTTTGTACACGCTTTTTATCTGCCTTGTCTAAGTTTTTATAATAAGAGGTGCCAGCATAAGCCACTCGCTCTAAAGCAAAATCTTGCGTTTCTAGATCTGCATAGCGGTATTTCGCTTCAAAATCTATCATATCAAAAGATATCTGGTACTGTAGTGCATTATTTTTTATGAGTACAGGTACTTCGGCATTGGCATATAAGGTTTTGTTTCTTTTATCGTATCGTAATACAATGTCATTTTCGTTTAAAATTTTACAAGATTTGGCATATTTAGATGTTCCTAAAAATTCTTTTCTAAAAAGTCTCAGTTTTTGTTTTCTGGTTAAACCATCATCAAAATCTATAAACACCTCATCTAGGCTAATATCTGTTGGCTTTAGCTTTATAACTATATCGTTCGTGGTTCTATAATCTTCTATAACTACTTTTTTGTAACCTAAATAGGAAACCACCAAAGGAGATTGTATAGCGTCTGAATAATCTATAGAGAAATTTCCTTGCACGTCGGTAGTTGTACCAATTGTGGTATTATCGAAATAAACAGCAACTGTTTCTAAAGGTTTGTTATTTGCGGCATCTATAACTTTACCTTTTAGGGTCTGAGAAAAACAAATTACTGGAAATAGAAGCCCAACTAAAACCTTACTCATCATGGTTATCCATGAATTTACGTTCTAGCTCAGCTTGAAACTCTTCCATTACAGGTCTTACGGTACTTTCGGGTAAATCTGCAATTTTTATATACATTAACCCGTCAACAGCATTATTAAACAACGGATCTACATTAAATGCAACAATCTTAGCATTTTGTTTAATGTACTTTTTTAGTAGAACAGGCAAACGTAGTGCGCCTGGCTCTACCTCATCAATTAATTTGTCGAGTTTATTTAAATCGGCTTCGGCTTCATCAAAGACAAACTCTTTATCGGCATCTTTAAGCTTTACCTTAAATTCTTTCTTAGGGTGCACATACTGCGCAACATAAGGGTCGTAGTAGTGCGATTTCATAAACTCAATCATTAGACTCTTTGAGAAGTTAGAGAATTGATTACTTATACTTACACCTCCAATTAAATATTTGTGCTCTGGGTAGCGTAATGTGGTATGCACAATCCCTTTCCAAAGCAGAAAAAGAGGCATTGGTTTTTGCTGGTATTCCTTTATGATGAAAGCACGTCCCATTTCTATGGATTGGCTCATCATTTTGTATAGCTCTGGCTCAAAACGAAATAAGTCTTGTAGATAAAACCCATTAATACCGAAACGTTCAAAAATCTGAGAGCCCAATCCCATTCTATAGGCTCCTGCAATTATATTTTTATCGCTATCCCACAAAAACATATGATGGTAGTATGCATCAAAGGTATCTAAATCTGTGGGTTCGTTTGTTCCTTCACCCACCTCCCTAAAGGTTATTTCTCTTAATCTACCTAACTCGCTCAAGATATTTGGCATATCACTGGCAGCGGCTAAGAATACTTCGTAGTTTTTACTCACCAGCAATCTACAATCTTTTTCCCTTAGATTTTCTACCTCAGCAATCATCAGTTCTGGGTCTATGGGAGTCACTATTCGTTTTGGTGGTTTTGGAACTTTTACAGTTGATTTAATGTTGTCTAAAATCTTTGGTTTGTCTTCAAAGGTTTTAGATAGCATATAGGTTTTTCGTCTTAAAAATTCGGTAAATTCATTGAGTGTTTTATGCTCGTTTTGGTCATTGACCGTAATTGGCCTACCGATTCTAACTTTAATGGTTCTTCGCTTTTGAGTAAGTAACTCTGAGGGTAACTTGGCCGTTCTTAACGTATCGCTAATCTTGGATAGCCTGTAGAATAGTCTACTGTTTTTAGCATGAAAATAAATAGGAACAACAGGCACTTCTGCTTTTTTTATTAATTTCATGGCCGCTTCTTCCCACGGTCTATCAACTACTAGCTTTCCGTCTTTATAAGTTGACACTTCACCTGCAGGAAACACACCTAAAGGATGTCCGTCTCTTAAATGCAAAATGGCATTTTTAAAACCTGTAATGCTACTTTTCACATCCTTTCGGTCTTCAAAGGGGTTTACTGGCATTACATAAGGTTTTAAAGGTGCTATTCGGTGCAGTAGAAAGTTGGCTATAATTTTAAAATCATTACGTTGCTCAAGCATCAATTTTAAAAGTAAAATACCATCTATT belongs to Winogradskyella sp. J14-2 and includes:
- a CDS encoding DUF1801 domain-containing protein, translating into MQYDATSPEDYISQVPEERQDTLKKLRKVIKDNLPKGFEEGMQYKMIGYYVPHSVYPDGYHCDPKVPLPFMSFASQKNSVNLYHMGIYAKKELLDWFVAEYPKHCKRKLDMGKSCIRFKKMEDIPFELIGELTQKMSSEEWIAIYESALKKK
- a CDS encoding carboxypeptidase-like regulatory domain-containing protein; translated protein: MSKVLVGLLFPVICFSQTLKGKVIDAANNKPLETVAVYFDNTTIGTTTDVQGNFSIDYSDAIQSPLVVSYLGYKKVVIEDYRTTNDIVIKLKPTDISLDEVFIDFDDGLTRKQKLRLFRKEFLGTSKYAKSCKILNENDIVLRYDKRNKTLYANAEVPVLIKNNALQYQISFDMIDFEAKYRYADLETQDFALERVAYAGTSYYKNLDKADKKRVQRIRENVYKGSVQHFMRALYHKKLREKGYEIYYKGFRVAEYKYFKITAKPNTDFKKVSLKQKVSILYDRKEQSDIEVYVDSFLVDAYGNYSAIKGVYFNGAMGSQRMGDTLPLDYGLDVKKETQK
- a CDS encoding GNAT family N-acyltransferase, with translation MRKSSDMGLVTAKEVAKAINADKYGFLGTFFGWLLMKVLKISTINRIYKRNKHLSDLDFLNALLDDFQIKFEIPEEDLKRLPKDGAYITISNHPLGGIDGILLLKLMLEQRNDFKIIANFLLHRIAPLKPYVMPVNPFEDRKDVKSSITGFKNAILHLRDGHPLGVFPAGEVSTYKDGKLVVDRPWEEAAMKLIKKAEVPVVPIYFHAKNSRLFYRLSKISDTLRTAKLPSELLTQKRRTIKVRIGRPITVNDQNEHKTLNEFTEFLRRKTYMLSKTFEDKPKILDNIKSTVKVPKPPKRIVTPIDPELMIAEVENLREKDCRLLVSKNYEVFLAAASDMPNILSELGRLREITFREVGEGTNEPTDLDTFDAYYHHMFLWDSDKNIIAGAYRMGLGSQIFERFGINGFYLQDLFRFEPELYKMMSQSIEMGRAFIIKEYQQKPMPLFLLWKGIVHTTLRYPEHKYLIGGVSISNQFSNFSKSLMIEFMKSHYYDPYVAQYVHPKKEFKVKLKDADKEFVFDEAEADLNKLDKLIDEVEPGALRLPVLLKKYIKQNAKIVAFNVDPLFNNAVDGLMYIKIADLPESTVRPVMEEFQAELERKFMDNHDE
- a CDS encoding VOC family protein, with product MKKRVTGIGGLFFKSTNPKASKEWYKKHLGFNTDDYGCKFWWKDKDGKDCSTQWSPFGKDTKYYEPSKKDFMFNYRVENLEKLLETLREEGVTIIGDVEEYDYGKFGWVLDNDGNKVELWEPIDQAFK